One part of the Pseudoliparis swirei isolate HS2019 ecotype Mariana Trench chromosome 6, NWPU_hadal_v1, whole genome shotgun sequence genome encodes these proteins:
- the fnbp4 gene encoding formin-binding protein 4 isoform X1, with translation MGKKNRLAGGAVGRRTILQLSPPGHRVGDVGEREEAPSGSDDEKEADGLRFGRERLASMKTSAAKATEGLSLLGAYEDSDDEDAGDSLQHSTAKSTDIDSTLANFMAEIDAITTQPNSDDAAEPSAPTANPPRPEVDAQQPSASADQNQQGTEFEYNTQYSLAGVGVEMGDWQEVWEESSGCHYYWNTQTNEVSWQLPQYLADQVKRLEQNTNSARVNGNGTAHVAHRTKEKVIPFVAAPPSVKETKVKEVIESVVGLTSEEEERHGVAASLLGPLIPSEVKEAEEKWRQKLLKDLEETENSLDSDEEGVRNAGSPSPPLSDPDPIPTLQKDLCTKKQSEDDSDAEEETEEDTMDLELALERKKAELRALEDGDASAGGSSPCSETSQEAAGSRGMLLKKKRWKTAFPSAPSPDSNSIGSDLQDGTDTTLSKVPESVLEGEDKEADSSEEKVVPNPPVKEEVETPEVKVETPELKFQIGQLANTLTSKMEFLGINKKAISNFQFLLLQTETRIADWREGALNGVYLRRRLQEAAEHIKYYELNATPKGWSCHWDREHRRYFYVNDRTSASQWDFPKEDDKEEDPKGSQGTQAQTSSEGDIKTSMSAGGVTGSFTSPPAAPPAPPQPSASSLWPPPQPPLPDSPPPPSNYPPPPPLPPGSPPPPPPPPDSDGDIMEVEMEMDDDVDSEPPAPGTEEDGSGRPPFPPGIASVRIGESSALFGRGQKRKASQLNKARTIGSNPIIYTQPAFSAAPLMSATAYWGVPAVPAPMAPCEPPVPAVPALPPQPPLPPSQLPVEPPGAKVLPTDKTKKVKKDKSKKNKIQMPSLVKKWQSIQKELDEEEKSSSSDEDRDQMNKKNIEDWRQQQLHTGKASKNANFELLPNNWRDRLKKRKTTNKT, from the exons ATGGGTAAGAAAAATCGCCTCGCAGGAGGAGCGGTCGGTCGGAGAACGATCCTTCAGCTTTCGCCTCCCGGGCACCGCGTTGGGGATgtcggagagagggaagaagccCCCTCGGGATCCGATG ACGAAAAGGAGGCTGATGGACTCAGATTCGGGAGAGAAAGACTCGCAAGCATGAAGACTTCCGCAGCGAAGGCCACCG AGGGCTTGTCCCTGCTCGGCGCCTATGAGGATAGTGATGATGAGGATGCTGGAGACTCTCTTCAGCATTCAACTGCAAAGTCAACCGACATCGACAGTACATTGGCCAACTTCATGGCT GAAATTGATGCAATCACCACCCAGCCAAATTCAGATGATGCAGCTGAACCTTCGGCCCCAACGGCCAACCCACCCCGACCGGAGGTTGATGCTCAGCAGCCATCTGCTAGTGCAGACCAGAACCAACAAGGCACAGAGTTTGAGTACAATACTCAGTACTCACTTGCTGGAG tGGGTGTAGAGATGGGAGACTGGCAGGAGGTGTGGGAAGAAAGCTCTGGCTGCCACTACTACTGGAACACTCAGACCAACGAGGTGTCCTGGCAGCTGCCACAGTATCTAGCTGATCAGGTGAAACGCCTGGAGCAGAATACTAACAG CGCTCGTGTCAATGGCAACGGCACGGCGCATGTCGCCCATCGCACCAAGGAAAAGGTTATTCCATTTGTTGCAGCCCCACCATCTGTGAAAGAAACCAAAGTAAAG GAGGTCATCGAGAGTGTTGTAGGCCTCacaagtgaagaagaggagcgcCATGGAGTGGCTGCGTCTCTGCTTGGTCCTCTGATCCCTTCTGAAGtgaaagaagcagaagaaaaatGGAGACAAAAACTGCTTAAGGACTTGGAGGAGACTGAGAACAGTTTAGATTCTGATGAGGAAGGTGTTCGCAATGCAGGATCCCCTTCTCCCCCTCTGTCGGACCCTGACCCAATCCCAACCCTCCAGAAAGATCTTTGCACCAAGAAGCAGTCGGAAGATGACTCTgatgcagaggaggagacagaggaagacaCAATGGACCTGGAACTGGCTCTGGAGAGGAAAAAG GCTGAGCTCCGGGCCCTGGAGGACGGTGACGCGAGTGCCGGGGGCTCCAGTCCATGTTCTGAGACGAGCCAAGAAGCCGCTGGTTCTCGAGGCATGCTACTGAAGAAGAAACGGTGGAAGACTGCCTTCCCCAGTGCTCCCAGCCCCGACTCGAACAGCATAGGCTCCGACCTACAGGACGGCACAGACACCA CACTTTCTAAAGTCCCAGAGAGTGTTCTGGAAGGAGAGGACAAGGAAGCGGACAGTTCAGAGGAGAAAGTGGTTCCAAACCCTCCGGTAAAAGAAGAGGTGGAAACACCGGAGGTCAAAGTAGAAACGCCCGAGCTCAAG TTTCAGATTGGACAACTGGCTAACACGTTAACCAGCAAGATGGAGTTCCTGGGGATTAACAAGAAGGCAATCTCAAACTTTCAGTTTCTTCTGCTACAAACTGAG ACTCGGATTGCTGACTGGAGAGAGGGCGCGCTCAACGGGGTCTATCTTCGTCGCAGGCTTCAGGAAGCTGCCGAACACATAAAATATTACGAACTTAACGCCACTCCTAAAGGCTGGTCCTGCCACTGGGACAG AGAGCACAGGCGGTATTTCTATGTGAACGACCGGACCAGTGCCTCCCAGTGGGATTTTCCAAAAGAGGACGACAAGGAGGAAGACCCGAAAGGCAGCCAAGGTACCCAGGCACAGACTTCCAGTGAAGGGGACATCAAAACGTCGATGTCGGCCGGAGGGGTCACAG GATCTTTTACTTCACCCCCCGCCGCCCCACCAGCGCCTCCTCAGCCCAGTGCATCATCTCTCTGGCCCCCACCTCAACCTCCCCTGCCTGACAGCCCACCTCCACCTTCCAACTACCCACCGCCTCCGCCTCTGCCCCCGGgctcaccacctccacctcctcctcctcctgacagcGATGGAGATATCATGGAGGTCGAGATGGAAATGGATGATGATGTGGACAGTGAGCCCCCTGCTCCTGGAACAGAGGAAGATGGCTCTGGGCGGCCTCCTTTCCCTCCAGGCATTGCTAGCGTGAGG ATTGGGGAGTCGTCGGCCCTCTTTGGGAGGGGTCAGAAACGTAAAGCCAGCCAGCTAAATAAAGCCAGAACGATTGGCAGTAATCCCATTATCTACACCCAGCCGGCTTTTAGTGCAG CTCCTCTAATGTCTGCAACTGCCTACTGGGGTGTGCCAGCCGTGCCTGCTCCCATGGCCCCTTGTGAACCTCCTGTCCCCGCTGTCCCGGCCCTCCCCCCTCAGCCACCGCTGCCACCATCCCAGCTGCCCGTTGAACCCCCTGGAGCCAAAGTTCTACCCACAGACAAGACCAAGAAAGTGAAAAAGGATAAG TCAAAGAAGAATAAGATCCAAATGCCGTCTCTGGTGAAGAAGTGGCAGAGCATCCAGAAGGAGTTGGACGAAGAGGAGAAAAGCAGCTCCAGTGACGAGGACAGAGATCAGATGAACAAGAAGAATATTGAGGACTGGAGGCAACAGCAGCTCCACAC AGGAAAAGCTTCAAAGAATGCCAATTTTGAGCTACTGCCCAATAACTGGCGCGATCGACTGAAGAAGCGAAAGACAACGAATAAGACGTAA
- the fnbp4 gene encoding formin-binding protein 4 isoform X2 yields MDEKEADGLRFGRERLASMKTSAAKATEGLSLLGAYEDSDDEDAGDSLQHSTAKSTDIDSTLANFMAEIDAITTQPNSDDAAEPSAPTANPPRPEVDAQQPSASADQNQQGTEFEYNTQYSLAGVGVEMGDWQEVWEESSGCHYYWNTQTNEVSWQLPQYLADQVKRLEQNTNSARVNGNGTAHVAHRTKEKVIPFVAAPPSVKETKVKEVIESVVGLTSEEEERHGVAASLLGPLIPSEVKEAEEKWRQKLLKDLEETENSLDSDEEGVRNAGSPSPPLSDPDPIPTLQKDLCTKKQSEDDSDAEEETEEDTMDLELALERKKAELRALEDGDASAGGSSPCSETSQEAAGSRGMLLKKKRWKTAFPSAPSPDSNSIGSDLQDGTDTTLSKVPESVLEGEDKEADSSEEKVVPNPPVKEEVETPEVKVETPELKFQIGQLANTLTSKMEFLGINKKAISNFQFLLLQTETRIADWREGALNGVYLRRRLQEAAEHIKYYELNATPKGWSCHWDREHRRYFYVNDRTSASQWDFPKEDDKEEDPKGSQGTQAQTSSEGDIKTSMSAGGVTGSFTSPPAAPPAPPQPSASSLWPPPQPPLPDSPPPPSNYPPPPPLPPGSPPPPPPPPDSDGDIMEVEMEMDDDVDSEPPAPGTEEDGSGRPPFPPGIASVRIGESSALFGRGQKRKASQLNKARTIGSNPIIYTQPAFSAAPLMSATAYWGVPAVPAPMAPCEPPVPAVPALPPQPPLPPSQLPVEPPGAKVLPTDKTKKVKKDKSKKNKIQMPSLVKKWQSIQKELDEEEKSSSSDEDRDQMNKKNIEDWRQQQLHTGKASKNANFELLPNNWRDRLKKRKTTNKT; encoded by the exons ATGG ACGAAAAGGAGGCTGATGGACTCAGATTCGGGAGAGAAAGACTCGCAAGCATGAAGACTTCCGCAGCGAAGGCCACCG AGGGCTTGTCCCTGCTCGGCGCCTATGAGGATAGTGATGATGAGGATGCTGGAGACTCTCTTCAGCATTCAACTGCAAAGTCAACCGACATCGACAGTACATTGGCCAACTTCATGGCT GAAATTGATGCAATCACCACCCAGCCAAATTCAGATGATGCAGCTGAACCTTCGGCCCCAACGGCCAACCCACCCCGACCGGAGGTTGATGCTCAGCAGCCATCTGCTAGTGCAGACCAGAACCAACAAGGCACAGAGTTTGAGTACAATACTCAGTACTCACTTGCTGGAG tGGGTGTAGAGATGGGAGACTGGCAGGAGGTGTGGGAAGAAAGCTCTGGCTGCCACTACTACTGGAACACTCAGACCAACGAGGTGTCCTGGCAGCTGCCACAGTATCTAGCTGATCAGGTGAAACGCCTGGAGCAGAATACTAACAG CGCTCGTGTCAATGGCAACGGCACGGCGCATGTCGCCCATCGCACCAAGGAAAAGGTTATTCCATTTGTTGCAGCCCCACCATCTGTGAAAGAAACCAAAGTAAAG GAGGTCATCGAGAGTGTTGTAGGCCTCacaagtgaagaagaggagcgcCATGGAGTGGCTGCGTCTCTGCTTGGTCCTCTGATCCCTTCTGAAGtgaaagaagcagaagaaaaatGGAGACAAAAACTGCTTAAGGACTTGGAGGAGACTGAGAACAGTTTAGATTCTGATGAGGAAGGTGTTCGCAATGCAGGATCCCCTTCTCCCCCTCTGTCGGACCCTGACCCAATCCCAACCCTCCAGAAAGATCTTTGCACCAAGAAGCAGTCGGAAGATGACTCTgatgcagaggaggagacagaggaagacaCAATGGACCTGGAACTGGCTCTGGAGAGGAAAAAG GCTGAGCTCCGGGCCCTGGAGGACGGTGACGCGAGTGCCGGGGGCTCCAGTCCATGTTCTGAGACGAGCCAAGAAGCCGCTGGTTCTCGAGGCATGCTACTGAAGAAGAAACGGTGGAAGACTGCCTTCCCCAGTGCTCCCAGCCCCGACTCGAACAGCATAGGCTCCGACCTACAGGACGGCACAGACACCA CACTTTCTAAAGTCCCAGAGAGTGTTCTGGAAGGAGAGGACAAGGAAGCGGACAGTTCAGAGGAGAAAGTGGTTCCAAACCCTCCGGTAAAAGAAGAGGTGGAAACACCGGAGGTCAAAGTAGAAACGCCCGAGCTCAAG TTTCAGATTGGACAACTGGCTAACACGTTAACCAGCAAGATGGAGTTCCTGGGGATTAACAAGAAGGCAATCTCAAACTTTCAGTTTCTTCTGCTACAAACTGAG ACTCGGATTGCTGACTGGAGAGAGGGCGCGCTCAACGGGGTCTATCTTCGTCGCAGGCTTCAGGAAGCTGCCGAACACATAAAATATTACGAACTTAACGCCACTCCTAAAGGCTGGTCCTGCCACTGGGACAG AGAGCACAGGCGGTATTTCTATGTGAACGACCGGACCAGTGCCTCCCAGTGGGATTTTCCAAAAGAGGACGACAAGGAGGAAGACCCGAAAGGCAGCCAAGGTACCCAGGCACAGACTTCCAGTGAAGGGGACATCAAAACGTCGATGTCGGCCGGAGGGGTCACAG GATCTTTTACTTCACCCCCCGCCGCCCCACCAGCGCCTCCTCAGCCCAGTGCATCATCTCTCTGGCCCCCACCTCAACCTCCCCTGCCTGACAGCCCACCTCCACCTTCCAACTACCCACCGCCTCCGCCTCTGCCCCCGGgctcaccacctccacctcctcctcctcctgacagcGATGGAGATATCATGGAGGTCGAGATGGAAATGGATGATGATGTGGACAGTGAGCCCCCTGCTCCTGGAACAGAGGAAGATGGCTCTGGGCGGCCTCCTTTCCCTCCAGGCATTGCTAGCGTGAGG ATTGGGGAGTCGTCGGCCCTCTTTGGGAGGGGTCAGAAACGTAAAGCCAGCCAGCTAAATAAAGCCAGAACGATTGGCAGTAATCCCATTATCTACACCCAGCCGGCTTTTAGTGCAG CTCCTCTAATGTCTGCAACTGCCTACTGGGGTGTGCCAGCCGTGCCTGCTCCCATGGCCCCTTGTGAACCTCCTGTCCCCGCTGTCCCGGCCCTCCCCCCTCAGCCACCGCTGCCACCATCCCAGCTGCCCGTTGAACCCCCTGGAGCCAAAGTTCTACCCACAGACAAGACCAAGAAAGTGAAAAAGGATAAG TCAAAGAAGAATAAGATCCAAATGCCGTCTCTGGTGAAGAAGTGGCAGAGCATCCAGAAGGAGTTGGACGAAGAGGAGAAAAGCAGCTCCAGTGACGAGGACAGAGATCAGATGAACAAGAAGAATATTGAGGACTGGAGGCAACAGCAGCTCCACAC AGGAAAAGCTTCAAAGAATGCCAATTTTGAGCTACTGCCCAATAACTGGCGCGATCGACTGAAGAAGCGAAAGACAACGAATAAGACGTAA
- the LOC130195885 gene encoding LOW QUALITY PROTEIN: seipin-like (The sequence of the model RefSeq protein was modified relative to this genomic sequence to represent the inferred CDS: inserted 2 bases in 1 codon) yields the protein MYEHRDPARGQQSRGAEGGTTAQTRTRRRSGSDSSFVSTMGAVLLWLRDVATVTLLKARRTLFQAAILFLVLLLLLWVSIFLYGSFYYSYMPSVSFSTPVHFFYTSDCDASESLLCSFPTANISFLKNERDPVMAFGQPYRVSLELEMPESPVNENLGMFMVKMSCYSKGGKIVSSVGRSTMLHYRSGLLQSLSTLMFSPFFLTGMAEQKQLIDVELFSDYKTNAFQPCIGAVIEVLSRRVQIYSSQLRIHAYFTGIRYVLYHFPLTSAVLGVATNFSFLSVIVLFSYLQYIWRGISPPNQVRVRVMMGDDTRIQQRREEARKRMEKENSQADLCAPEVIGSATEASYFQGSEPVAGPSETVEASGADVPDAKEEEAPDCKEPEEEDGSDVLAERQEPQQGESTLRXRPGPWMSL from the exons ATGTATGAACATAGGGACCCAGCACGAGGACAGCAGTCTCGAGGGGCCGAAGGAGGAACAACTGCTCAAACCAGGACCAGAAGAAGGTCCGGATCGGACTCGTCCTTTGTGAGTACGATGGGAGCTGTTCTGCTCTGGCTCCGCGACGTGGCGACCGTGACTCTCCTCAAAGCACGGCGGACTTTATTCCAGGCTGCCATCCTGTTTCTGGTCCTCTTGCTGCTGCTGTGGGTGTCCATCTTTCTCTATGGAAGCTTCTATTACTCCTACATGCCCAGCGTGAGCTTCTCCACCCCGGTGCACTTCTTCTACACCTCTGATTGTGACGCCTCCGAGTCACTGCTCTGTTCCTTCCCCACGGCCAACATCTCTTTCCTGAAGAACGAGAGGGACCCAGTGATGGCTTTCGGTCAGCCTTATCGAGTGTCTCTGGAGCTGGAGATGCCAGAGTCTCCAGTGAATGAAAACCTGGGTATGTTCATGGTCAAGATGTCCTGCTACAGCAAGGGTGGGAAGATCGTCTCGTCCGTGGGCCGATCCACGATGCTGCATTACCGCTCCGGCCTCCTGCAGAGCCTGAGCACGTTGatgttctctcctttctttttgaCCGGCATGGCTGAACAGAAGCAGCTCATCGACGTTGAGCTCTTCTCGGACTACAAGACGAATGCTTTCCAGCCCTGCATCGGTGCGGTCATTGAGGTCCTGTCCAGACGAGTGCAGATCTACTCCTCTCAACTCCGTATCCACGCTTACTTCACCGGCATACGATATGTCCTGTATCACTTCCCCCTGACGTCTGCGGTGCTCGGCGTGGCCACCAACTTCTCCTTCCTCAGTGTCATTGTGCTGTTCAGCTACCTGCAGTACATATGGCGCGGGATCTCGCCCCCGAACCAAGTACGAGTCCGGGTGATGATGGGGGATGACACCCGCAtccagcagaggagagaggaggctcgGAAGCGCATGGAGAAGGAAAACTCGCAGGCCGACCTCTGTGCTCCCGAAGTGATTGGCTCTGCGACCGAGGCTTCTTACTTCCAGGGATCTGAGCCGGTGGCGGGGCCCTCGGAGACCGTAGAGGCCTCTGGTGCCGATGTGCCCGACGCCAAGGAGGAAGAGGCTCCTGACTGTAAGGAGCCCGAGGAGGAAGACGGCTCCGATGTGTTGGCCGAACGCCAAGAGCCTCAGCAGGGGGAGAGCACCCTCCG CAGACCTGGGCCGTGGATGAGCCTTTGA
- the lrrc10 gene encoding leucine-rich repeat-containing protein 10: protein MGNAMRGVVAFIPSERCQRFLVGDLKEMPLDRTLDLSSRQLRRLPVAACVFDELVKLYLSDNNLSSLPAELQRLKKLQLLALDFNCFEELPAAVCRLPQLSILYLGNNKLYSLPRELRELKELNTLWLETNCFTVFPQVVCELPNLKTLHLGYNQIESLPPELRGLEELRSIWLAGNQLAAFPPVLLEMHLLAVIDVDRNQIRVFPKLSHMQGLKLVIYDHNPCVNAPVVGEGARRVGRWADSPDDVPEEDGSKAASETAAEVAEVHPEEEHNI from the coding sequence ATGGGTAATGCCATGCGAGGCGTCGTTGCCTTCATACCCTCAGAACGCTGTCAACGCTTTCTCGTGGGCGACCTGAAGGAAATGCCACTGGATCGGACCCTGGACCTGAGCAGCCGGCAGTTGCGTCGGCTGCCTGTTGCCGCCTGCGTCTTCGATGAGCTGGTGAAGCTCTACCTGAGCGACAACAACCTCAGCAGCTTGCCGGCTGAACTGCAGCGCCtgaagaagctgcagctcttAGCCCTCGACTTTAACTGCTTTGAAGAGCTCCCTGCAGCTGTTTGCAGATTGCCCCAGCTCAGCATCCTTTACCTGGGTAACAACAAGCTTTACAGCCTCCCCAGAGAACTAAGAGAGCTCAAGGAACTTAATACTCTGTGGCTGGAGACTAATTGCTTCACTGTTTTCCCACAGGTGGTTTGTGAGCTCCCTAATCTAAAGACCCTGCACCTTGGTTATAACCAGATAGAGAGTTTACCTCCTGAGCTAAGAGGGCTGGAGGAGCTTCGAAGTATCTGGCTCGCTGGGAACCAACTGGCAGCGTTCCCACCAGTGTTGCTGGAAATGCACCTCTTAGCGGTCATTGATGTGGATCGGAACCAAATACGCGTCTTCCCAAAACTGTCTCACATGCAGGGGTTGAAACTTGTCATCTATGACCACAACCCTTGTGTTAATGCCCCGGTAGTGGGCGAGGGAGCCAGAAGAGTCGGGCGGTGGGCGGACAGCCCAGACGATGTGCCGGAGGAGGATGGGTCAAAAGCAGCGAGTGAGACCGCGGCGGAGGTCGCGGAGGTCCACCCCGAGGAGGAGCACAACATTTAG